A window of the Scleropages formosus chromosome 21, fSclFor1.1, whole genome shotgun sequence genome harbors these coding sequences:
- the tet1 gene encoding methylcytosine dioxygenase TET3 isoform X3, with protein MEVVVYSGKEGRSSQGCPIAKWVIRRASEEEKLLCLVRQRAGHCCQNAVLVILILAWEGIPRTVADRLYQELTQTLCKFGSPTSRRCALNEDRTCACQGLDPDTCGASFSFGCSWSMYFNGCKFARSKVPRKFRLQGDCPSEEEKLESNLQNLATDLAPVYKKLAPEAFQNQVEQERLGPDCRLGLSEGRPFSGVTACMDFCAHAHRDTHNMSNGSTVVCTLTKEDNRAVRSVPEDEQLHVLPLYKISDTDEFGCQEGQWAKVETGALQVLSAFPREVRMLPEPVKSGRRRKLEAKKTPIDRKHGNPAKMRNQTNQSSNHGTVPRPGVEAPSLQPALSVPSYGYLGFPGNQSVTPLLKNNTVDPTIHSYSSEFAEQKMIVNHRLGTPVHAHPHEVHDCPYTYKEEVSDVLVTPGQLSASKPEQIAAKTPEALRSNKRPSEASRFQRTQAVKENHGDPAEVTKAPKTSGEVWSDSEHNFLDEDIGGVAVAPSHGSILIECARRELHATTPIRKPNRNHPTRISLVFYQHKSLNEPSHGLALWEAKMAERAREREETNQLGRTVGGVAQERGPVSPARLKAKRAKTDGSKVRVDKKEELFPGEREVLQIPTRRALAVSRDRVFTVSSYALTQVTGPYNRWV; from the exons ATGGAGGTGGTGGTGTACAGTGGGAAGGAGGGACGGAGCTCTCAGGGCTGCCCCATCGCCAAATGG GTCATCCGCAGGGCCAGTGAGGAGGAGAAGCTGCTGTGTCTGGTCCGTCAGCGTGCGGGTCACTGCTGTCAGAACGCCGTGCTGGTCATCCTCATCCTAGCATGGGAGGGGATCCCCCGCACAGTGGCTGACCGGCTGTACCAAGAACTCACTCAGACCCTCTGCAAATTCGGTTCGCCCACCAGCCGTCGCTGTGCTCTAAATGAGGA CCGTACATGTGCCTGCCAGGGCCTGGACCCAGACACTTGCGGTGCTTCCTTCTCCTTTGGGTGTTCCTGGAGCATGTACTTCAACGGTTGCAAGTTTGCCCGCAGCAAGGTGCCCAGGAAGTTCCGACTGCAGGGCGACTGCCCGTCGGAG GAGGAGAAGTTAGAGAGTAACCTCCAGAACTTGGCGACGGATCTTGCGCCTGTCTACAAGAAGCTCGCCCCAGAGGCTTTTCAGAACCAG GTGGAGCAGGAACGCTTGGGCCCAGACTGCCGACTTGGCTTGAGTGAGGGACGTCCGTTCTCAGGGGTGACCGCCTGTATGGACTTCTGCGCCCACGCCCACAGGGACACGCACAACATGAGCAATGGAAGCACTGTG GTATGCACTTTAACCAAGGAGGACAACCGTGCCGTGCGCAGCGTGCCAGAAGACGAGCAACTCCATGTGCTTCCCCTTTACAAGATCTCCGACACCGATGAATTCGGATGCCAGGAGGGCCAGTGGGCCAAGGTGGAGACGGGCGCCCTGCAGGTGCTCTCTGCTTTCCCTAGAGAGGTGCGCATGCTGCCAGAGCCCGTCAAGTCAGGCCGCAGAAGGAAGCTGGAGGCTAAGAAGACCCCGATCGACAGGAAGCATGGCAACCCAGCCAAGATGAGGAACCAGACCAACCAGAGCTCCAATCATGGAACAG TGCCCCGCCCAGGCGTGGAAGCTCCTTCCCTTCAACCAGCCCTCTCTGTCCCTTCATATGGATACCTGGGTTTCCCAGGGAACCAAAGCGTTACTCCACTCCTGAAAAACAACACCGTGGACCCCACAATCCACAGCTACTCTTCTGAGTTCGCAGAGCAGAAAATGATCGTAAACCACCGACTTGGGACCCCAGTGCACGCCCATCCCCATGAGGTCCATGACTGTCCCTACACCTACAAAGAAGAGGTCTCGGATGTGCTCGTCACCCCTGGCCAGCTCAGTGCAAGCAAGCCAGAGCAGATTGCCGCAAAAACCCCGGAGGCCCTCAGAAGCAATAAGAGGCCCTCAGAAGCAAGCAGATTTCAAAGAACCCAAGCTGTAAAAGAGAACCACGGGGACCCAGCAGAGGTCACAAAGGCACCCAAGACATCTGGTGAGGTTTGGTCAGATAGCGAGCACAACTTCCTGGATGAAGACATCGGCGGTGTGGCAGTGGCCCCTTCCCATGGCTCCATCCTGATTGAGTGTGCCCGGCGAGAACTGCACGCCACAACGCCCATCAGAAAACCCAACCGTAACCATCCCACGCGCATCTCGCTCGTCTTCTACCAGCACAAGAGCCTGAATGAGCCGAGCCACGGCCTGGCCTTGTGGGAAGCCAAAATGGCAGAACGAGCTCGCGAACGGGAGGAGACGAACCAGCTCGGGCGCACGGTGGGCGGTGTGGCCCAAGAGAGAGGACCCGTTAGCCCGGCTAGGTTGAAGGCTAAGAGGGCCAAGACTGATGGCTCTAAGGTCAGGGTTGACAAAAAGGAGGAGCTTTTCCCCGGAGAGCGAGAGGTGCTGCAGATTCCCACCCGACGGGCCCTGGCCGTCAGCCGGGACAGGGTGTTCACCGTGTCCTCCTACGCCCTCACCCAGGTCACAGGCCCCTACAACCGTTGGGTGTGA
- the tet1 gene encoding methylcytosine dioxygenase TET3 isoform X1, with protein MEDPHLVSEKVQSSQDDITTLLEKGLQEGVLQDPPLLQLINKTSPRQTLKFKCQGTNGRMGSPSPPMYLKCRPRAEPETFPDEPLPLKKPKLEQPWPSTKDQILAHLENDGDYKDALSTLAAVVCFSVSDRKLVDDSPSSVHPLKLGPSKVEDKEITDCAIQKRSNVCPPGATAPICWDTSEVSLPTLQALVKERNLSTEQAIAIEALTQLAITPLSMTPQANINRDAGCRPDSSLTYSNGMLPQTTQSVSDSASNKVPVISSTIYQTSVIHSLIKSSHSAGPVKKLSWLDLLEASSKADKMFSCEKYVHDPKRETNHREEHALSKAEMSKGTLEGNWRQKQSVPMHKGVWKKDEEEVAAQLAQLAFIIESRREQNRPDPSVQQRFQTASQKKSKTTLSKSRALKKSLEKAVDSWGEQEKYHGAPLHKRTPNGKTPHKIKIQKFLQQQKSMAHHKKILFPPLAQIDLKKCLTQGYKEQHRTFPCSYSLPSLDTEHLKHQPLAGLEAKKRDSGSATDFMIPSHSLGHCQETYSDRLCTQSTLQNPSQRRNHCGLIPQAQPPLASTCRSLGMGNSIASQKRPPAIEGFCKVEKSGPITVLSTSTGDAAGHESNLTGEYSPNKNTLKSFLESPLKFLDTPTKNLINAPTKKCTDIPPCDCVEQIIEKEEGPYYTHLGSGPTVAAVREMMENRYGEKGKAVRMEVVVYSGKEGRSSQGCPIAKWVIRRASEEEKLLCLVRQRAGHCCQNAVLVILILAWEGIPRTVADRLYQELTQTLCKFGSPTSRRCALNEDRTCACQGLDPDTCGASFSFGCSWSMYFNGCKFARSKVPRKFRLQGDCPSEEEKLESNLQNLATDLAPVYKKLAPEAFQNQVEQERLGPDCRLGLSEGRPFSGVTACMDFCAHAHRDTHNMSNGSTVVCTLTKEDNRAVRSVPEDEQLHVLPLYKISDTDEFGCQEGQWAKVETGALQVLSAFPREVRMLPEPVKSGRRRKLEAKKTPIDRKHGNPAKMRNQTNQSSNHGTVPRPGVEAPSLQPALSVPSYGYLGFPGNQSVTPLLKNNTVDPTIHSYSSEFAEQKMIVNHRLGTPVHAHPHEVHDCPYTYKEEVSDVLVTPGQLSASKPEQIAAKTPEALRSNKRPSEASRFQRTQAVKENHGDPAEVTKAPKTSGEVWSDSEHNFLDEDIGGVAVAPSHGSILIECARRELHATTPIRKPNRNHPTRISLVFYQHKSLNEPSHGLALWEAKMAERAREREETNQLGRTVGGVAQERGPVSPARLKAKRAKTDGSKVRVDKKEELFPGEREVLQIPTRRALAVSRDRVFTVSSYALTQVTGPYNRWV; from the exons ATGGAGGACCCACATTTGGTGTCGGAAAAAGTTCAGAGTTCACAGGATGACATCACAACGCTTCTGGAGAAGGGGCTGCAAGAGGGAGTTCTCCAAGATCCACCCCTTCTTCAGCTCATCAATAAGACTTCACCCAGGCAGACCCTGAAATTTAAGTGTCAGGGAACAAATGGTAGAATGGGCTCCCCATCACCTCCTATGTACCTTAAATGCAGGCCCAGGGCAGAACCAGAAACCTTCCCAGATGAGCCCCTTCCTCTTAAAAAGCCCAAGTTGGAGCAGCCCTGGCCATCAACCAAAGATCAGATTCTGGCACACTTAGAAAATGATGGGGACTACAAGGATGCATTATCTACCTTAGCTGCTGTAGTTTGTTTCTCAGTTTCTGATAGGAAATTGGTGGACGATAGCCCTAGTAGCGTTCATCCTCTGAAATTGGGACCTTCAAAAGTTGAGGACAAGGAAATCACGGACTGTGCAATCCAGAAAAGATCTAATGTATGTCCTCCTGGTGCGACCGCCCCTATCTGTTGGGACACGTCAGAAGTCTCTCTGCCCACCCTCCAGGCTCTGGTCAAGGAGAGGAACCTCAGCACAGAGCAGGCCATTGCAATTGAGGCCCTGACTCAGCTAGCCATCACACCACTGTCAATGACTCCACAAGCTAACATCAATCGCGATGCAGGCTGTAGGCCGGATTCAAGTTTGACCTACAGCAATGGCATGCTTCCTCAGACTACACAGTCCGTATCAGATTCTGCTTCGAATAAAGTTCCAGTTATTAGTTCAACAATTTACCAAACTTCAGTCATCCATTCCCTTATCAAAAGCTCTCACAGTGCAGGTCCAGTAAAGAAGTTGTCTTGGCTAGATTTGTTGGAAGCCAGCTCCAAGGCAGACAAGATGTTCAGCTGTGAAAAATATGTCCATGACCCCAAGAGAGAGACAAATCATAGGGAGGAACATGCACTTTCCAAAGCAGAGATGTCCAAAGGCACTTTAGAAGGTAACTGGAGACAAAAACAGTCTGTGCCCATGCACAAAGGTGTATGGAAAAAAGACGAGGAAGAGGTGGCTGCACAACTGGCTCAACTTGCTTTCATCATCGAATCCCGTCGGGAACAAAACAGGCCAGACCCTTCAGTGCAGCAGAGATTTCAGACCGCCTCGCAAAAGAAATCCAAAACAACCCTTTCCAAGTCCAGAGCACTGAAGAAATCTCTGGAGAAGGCTGTAGACTCCTGGGGAGAGCAAGAGAAATATCATGGCGCTCCTCTTCATAAAAGGACACCAAATGGCAAGACACCTCACAAAATAAAGATCCAGAAATTTCTACAGCAACAGAAGTCAATGGCCCATCACAAGAAAATCCTGTTCCCCCCACTGGCCCAAATTGACCTGAAGAAGTGTCTCACGCAAGGATATAAAGAACAGCATCGCACTTTCCCGTGTAGCTACTCCCTCCCTAGTCTTGACACGGAGCATTTAAAGCACCAGCCTCTTGCAGGTCTTGAGGCCAAGAAAAGGGACAGTGGCAGTGCCACTGACTTCATGATTCCATCACATTCTCTTGGACATTGCCAAGAGACGTACAGTGACAGACTTTGCACTCAGAGTACTCTACAGAATCCCTCCCAACGAAGGAATCACTGTGGTTTGATTCCTCAGGCACAGCCTCCCTTAGCGTCAACTTGTCGCAGTCTTGGCATGGGCAACAGCATAGCGTCCCAGAAAAGACCCCCTGCTATCGAGGGTTTTTGCAAGGTGGAGAAATCCGGTCCCATCACTGTTCTATCCACATCGACTGGTGACGCTGCGGGACACGAATCGAATTTGACTGGGGAATATTCACCCAACAAGAACACCCTCAAGAGCTTCCTGGAATCGCCTCTTAAGTTCCTAGACACCCCAACCAAAAACTTAATCAATGCCCCTACCAAAAAATGCACAGATATCCCACCTTGTGACTGTGTAG AACAAATAATCGAGAAAGAAGAAGGGCCTTATTACACTCACCTAGGATCCGGTCCTACAGTCGCTGCTGTCCGAGAAATGATGGAAAACAG GTATGGAGAGAAGGGCAAGGCGGTGCGGATGGAGGTGGTGGTGTACAGTGGGAAGGAGGGACGGAGCTCTCAGGGCTGCCCCATCGCCAAATGG GTCATCCGCAGGGCCAGTGAGGAGGAGAAGCTGCTGTGTCTGGTCCGTCAGCGTGCGGGTCACTGCTGTCAGAACGCCGTGCTGGTCATCCTCATCCTAGCATGGGAGGGGATCCCCCGCACAGTGGCTGACCGGCTGTACCAAGAACTCACTCAGACCCTCTGCAAATTCGGTTCGCCCACCAGCCGTCGCTGTGCTCTAAATGAGGA CCGTACATGTGCCTGCCAGGGCCTGGACCCAGACACTTGCGGTGCTTCCTTCTCCTTTGGGTGTTCCTGGAGCATGTACTTCAACGGTTGCAAGTTTGCCCGCAGCAAGGTGCCCAGGAAGTTCCGACTGCAGGGCGACTGCCCGTCGGAG GAGGAGAAGTTAGAGAGTAACCTCCAGAACTTGGCGACGGATCTTGCGCCTGTCTACAAGAAGCTCGCCCCAGAGGCTTTTCAGAACCAG GTGGAGCAGGAACGCTTGGGCCCAGACTGCCGACTTGGCTTGAGTGAGGGACGTCCGTTCTCAGGGGTGACCGCCTGTATGGACTTCTGCGCCCACGCCCACAGGGACACGCACAACATGAGCAATGGAAGCACTGTG GTATGCACTTTAACCAAGGAGGACAACCGTGCCGTGCGCAGCGTGCCAGAAGACGAGCAACTCCATGTGCTTCCCCTTTACAAGATCTCCGACACCGATGAATTCGGATGCCAGGAGGGCCAGTGGGCCAAGGTGGAGACGGGCGCCCTGCAGGTGCTCTCTGCTTTCCCTAGAGAGGTGCGCATGCTGCCAGAGCCCGTCAAGTCAGGCCGCAGAAGGAAGCTGGAGGCTAAGAAGACCCCGATCGACAGGAAGCATGGCAACCCAGCCAAGATGAGGAACCAGACCAACCAGAGCTCCAATCATGGAACAG TGCCCCGCCCAGGCGTGGAAGCTCCTTCCCTTCAACCAGCCCTCTCTGTCCCTTCATATGGATACCTGGGTTTCCCAGGGAACCAAAGCGTTACTCCACTCCTGAAAAACAACACCGTGGACCCCACAATCCACAGCTACTCTTCTGAGTTCGCAGAGCAGAAAATGATCGTAAACCACCGACTTGGGACCCCAGTGCACGCCCATCCCCATGAGGTCCATGACTGTCCCTACACCTACAAAGAAGAGGTCTCGGATGTGCTCGTCACCCCTGGCCAGCTCAGTGCAAGCAAGCCAGAGCAGATTGCCGCAAAAACCCCGGAGGCCCTCAGAAGCAATAAGAGGCCCTCAGAAGCAAGCAGATTTCAAAGAACCCAAGCTGTAAAAGAGAACCACGGGGACCCAGCAGAGGTCACAAAGGCACCCAAGACATCTGGTGAGGTTTGGTCAGATAGCGAGCACAACTTCCTGGATGAAGACATCGGCGGTGTGGCAGTGGCCCCTTCCCATGGCTCCATCCTGATTGAGTGTGCCCGGCGAGAACTGCACGCCACAACGCCCATCAGAAAACCCAACCGTAACCATCCCACGCGCATCTCGCTCGTCTTCTACCAGCACAAGAGCCTGAATGAGCCGAGCCACGGCCTGGCCTTGTGGGAAGCCAAAATGGCAGAACGAGCTCGCGAACGGGAGGAGACGAACCAGCTCGGGCGCACGGTGGGCGGTGTGGCCCAAGAGAGAGGACCCGTTAGCCCGGCTAGGTTGAAGGCTAAGAGGGCCAAGACTGATGGCTCTAAGGTCAGGGTTGACAAAAAGGAGGAGCTTTTCCCCGGAGAGCGAGAGGTGCTGCAGATTCCCACCCGACGGGCCCTGGCCGTCAGCCGGGACAGGGTGTTCACCGTGTCCTCCTACGCCCTCACCCAGGTCACAGGCCCCTACAACCGTTGGGTGTGA
- the tet1 gene encoding methylcytosine dioxygenase TET3 isoform X2, which translates to MMENRYGEKGKAVRMEVVVYSGKEGRSSQGCPIAKWVIRRASEEEKLLCLVRQRAGHCCQNAVLVILILAWEGIPRTVADRLYQELTQTLCKFGSPTSRRCALNEDRTCACQGLDPDTCGASFSFGCSWSMYFNGCKFARSKVPRKFRLQGDCPSEEEKLESNLQNLATDLAPVYKKLAPEAFQNQVEQERLGPDCRLGLSEGRPFSGVTACMDFCAHAHRDTHNMSNGSTVVCTLTKEDNRAVRSVPEDEQLHVLPLYKISDTDEFGCQEGQWAKVETGALQVLSAFPREVRMLPEPVKSGRRRKLEAKKTPIDRKHGNPAKMRNQTNQSSNHGTVPRPGVEAPSLQPALSVPSYGYLGFPGNQSVTPLLKNNTVDPTIHSYSSEFAEQKMIVNHRLGTPVHAHPHEVHDCPYTYKEEVSDVLVTPGQLSASKPEQIAAKTPEALRSNKRPSEASRFQRTQAVKENHGDPAEVTKAPKTSGEVWSDSEHNFLDEDIGGVAVAPSHGSILIECARRELHATTPIRKPNRNHPTRISLVFYQHKSLNEPSHGLALWEAKMAERAREREETNQLGRTVGGVAQERGPVSPARLKAKRAKTDGSKVRVDKKEELFPGEREVLQIPTRRALAVSRDRVFTVSSYALTQVTGPYNRWV; encoded by the exons ATGATGGAAAACAG GTATGGAGAGAAGGGCAAGGCGGTGCGGATGGAGGTGGTGGTGTACAGTGGGAAGGAGGGACGGAGCTCTCAGGGCTGCCCCATCGCCAAATGG GTCATCCGCAGGGCCAGTGAGGAGGAGAAGCTGCTGTGTCTGGTCCGTCAGCGTGCGGGTCACTGCTGTCAGAACGCCGTGCTGGTCATCCTCATCCTAGCATGGGAGGGGATCCCCCGCACAGTGGCTGACCGGCTGTACCAAGAACTCACTCAGACCCTCTGCAAATTCGGTTCGCCCACCAGCCGTCGCTGTGCTCTAAATGAGGA CCGTACATGTGCCTGCCAGGGCCTGGACCCAGACACTTGCGGTGCTTCCTTCTCCTTTGGGTGTTCCTGGAGCATGTACTTCAACGGTTGCAAGTTTGCCCGCAGCAAGGTGCCCAGGAAGTTCCGACTGCAGGGCGACTGCCCGTCGGAG GAGGAGAAGTTAGAGAGTAACCTCCAGAACTTGGCGACGGATCTTGCGCCTGTCTACAAGAAGCTCGCCCCAGAGGCTTTTCAGAACCAG GTGGAGCAGGAACGCTTGGGCCCAGACTGCCGACTTGGCTTGAGTGAGGGACGTCCGTTCTCAGGGGTGACCGCCTGTATGGACTTCTGCGCCCACGCCCACAGGGACACGCACAACATGAGCAATGGAAGCACTGTG GTATGCACTTTAACCAAGGAGGACAACCGTGCCGTGCGCAGCGTGCCAGAAGACGAGCAACTCCATGTGCTTCCCCTTTACAAGATCTCCGACACCGATGAATTCGGATGCCAGGAGGGCCAGTGGGCCAAGGTGGAGACGGGCGCCCTGCAGGTGCTCTCTGCTTTCCCTAGAGAGGTGCGCATGCTGCCAGAGCCCGTCAAGTCAGGCCGCAGAAGGAAGCTGGAGGCTAAGAAGACCCCGATCGACAGGAAGCATGGCAACCCAGCCAAGATGAGGAACCAGACCAACCAGAGCTCCAATCATGGAACAG TGCCCCGCCCAGGCGTGGAAGCTCCTTCCCTTCAACCAGCCCTCTCTGTCCCTTCATATGGATACCTGGGTTTCCCAGGGAACCAAAGCGTTACTCCACTCCTGAAAAACAACACCGTGGACCCCACAATCCACAGCTACTCTTCTGAGTTCGCAGAGCAGAAAATGATCGTAAACCACCGACTTGGGACCCCAGTGCACGCCCATCCCCATGAGGTCCATGACTGTCCCTACACCTACAAAGAAGAGGTCTCGGATGTGCTCGTCACCCCTGGCCAGCTCAGTGCAAGCAAGCCAGAGCAGATTGCCGCAAAAACCCCGGAGGCCCTCAGAAGCAATAAGAGGCCCTCAGAAGCAAGCAGATTTCAAAGAACCCAAGCTGTAAAAGAGAACCACGGGGACCCAGCAGAGGTCACAAAGGCACCCAAGACATCTGGTGAGGTTTGGTCAGATAGCGAGCACAACTTCCTGGATGAAGACATCGGCGGTGTGGCAGTGGCCCCTTCCCATGGCTCCATCCTGATTGAGTGTGCCCGGCGAGAACTGCACGCCACAACGCCCATCAGAAAACCCAACCGTAACCATCCCACGCGCATCTCGCTCGTCTTCTACCAGCACAAGAGCCTGAATGAGCCGAGCCACGGCCTGGCCTTGTGGGAAGCCAAAATGGCAGAACGAGCTCGCGAACGGGAGGAGACGAACCAGCTCGGGCGCACGGTGGGCGGTGTGGCCCAAGAGAGAGGACCCGTTAGCCCGGCTAGGTTGAAGGCTAAGAGGGCCAAGACTGATGGCTCTAAGGTCAGGGTTGACAAAAAGGAGGAGCTTTTCCCCGGAGAGCGAGAGGTGCTGCAGATTCCCACCCGACGGGCCCTGGCCGTCAGCCGGGACAGGGTGTTCACCGTGTCCTCCTACGCCCTCACCCAGGTCACAGGCCCCTACAACCGTTGGGTGTGA